One genomic region from Siniperca chuatsi isolate FFG_IHB_CAS linkage group LG18, ASM2008510v1, whole genome shotgun sequence encodes:
- the grk5 gene encoding G protein-coupled receptor kinase 5 isoform X2, with amino-acid sequence MEIESMVANSALIKAREGGGSKGRSWKWKEMLRFPHISQCVDLAMNIERDYYSLCVKQPIGKKLFQLFCRSQPDLQNYISLQDALDIFETKSDEERRDFSISIIQRFLRSQSNQCVSIMLRYEQSCIQSLELDPCRDVFHGCREDLHEYLSGEPFIQYQESMFFDRFLQWKTLERQPVTKQTFRQYRLLGKGGFGEVWACQVRATGMMYACKKLEKTHVKKRRGEAMALNEKQILEGLDSRFVVNLAYAYETKHALCMVLTMMSGGDLRFHIYNIGVPGLDRARVRFYAAEVCCGLIHLHQKSILYRDLKPENILLDDNGHIRISDLGLAVRLSEGGLVRGTVGTLGYMAPEVIGHRYYGTSVDWWGLGCLIYEMTAGQPPFGARGEHPKASEMERRIQTEQVEYGDKFSKRVKDLCSSPRLVYCSDVQDIEEFSTVKGVILDQTDNDFYSKFNTGSIPITWQNEVIETGCFRELNVFGPEGSRSPDLDWSQTPESPKRSLLDRIFRRHHHPDASDESRQSLVSNETYMKSGLLSTTL; translated from the exons ATGGAGATTGAAAGCATGGTGGCAAATAGTGCTCTTATTAAAGCCAGAGAAG GTGGAGGGAGTAAAGGCAGAAGCTGGAAATGGAAAGAGATGCTTCGCTTTCCTCACATTAGTCAGTGTGTGGACCTGGCCATGAACATag AGCGAGACTACTATAGTCTATGTGTGAAGCAGCCTATTGGCAAGAAACTGTTTCAGCTCTTCTGTCGGAGTCAGCCTGATCTGCAGAACTACATTTCCCTCCAGGATGCTTTG GACATCTTTGAGACAAAGtcagatgaggagaggagagatttCAGCATCAGCATCATTCAGAGATTCCTCAGGAGTCAG TCTAATCAGTGTGTGTCCATCATGCTGAGGTATGAACAGAGCTGCATCCAGAGTCTGGAGCTGGATCCCTGCAGGGACGTCTTTCATGGCTGCAGGGA AGACCTACATGAATACCTCAGCGGAGAGCCCTTTATCCAGTACCAGGAGAGCATGTTTTTTGACCGTTTTCTACAGTGGAAGACATTGGAGAG GCAGCCCGTCACCAAGCAGACGTTTCGACAGTACAGACTACTGGGGAAAGGAGGGTTTGGAGAG GTGTGGGCTTGTCAGGTGCGAGCCACAGGAATGATGTACGCCTGCAAAAAGCTGGAGAAGACTCATgtaaagaagaggagaggagaagccaTGGCTCTCAATGAGAAACAGATACTGGAGGGGCTGGACAGTCGATTTGTG GTGAATCTGGCGTACGCGTACGAGACCAAGCACGCCCTCTGCATGGTTTTGACCATGATGAGCGGTGGGGACTTGAGGTTTCATATTTATAACATCGGAGTGCCCGGCCTGGACAGAGCCAGAGTGCGGTTCTACGCTGCAGAAGTCTGCTGTGGTTTAATTCACCTCCACCAGAAGTCAATATTATATAG GGATCTGAAACCAGAAAACATTCTTTTGGATGACAACG GACACATCCGCATCTCTGACCTGGGCCTGGCTGTGAGGCTGTCTGAGGGGGGTCTGGTGCGAGGCACGGTGGGCACGCTGGGCTATATGG CTCCCGAGGTGATCGGCCACAGGTATTACGGGACGAGTGTTGACTGGTGGGGCCTCGGATGTCTGATCTATGAAATGACGGCAGGGCAGCCCCCGTTCGGGGCCCGAGGAGAGCATCCTAAAGcctcagagatggagagaaggattCAGACAGAACAGGTGGAATACGGTGACAAGTTCAGCAAGCGGGTGAAAGACCTCTGTTCCTCG CCCAGACTGGTGTACTGCAGCGACGTGCAGGACATTGAGGAGTTTTCTACAGTGAAGGGAGTCATTCTGGACCAGACAGACAACGACTTCTACTCCAAGTTCAACACCGGCAGCATTCCTATAACCTGGCAAAATGAG gtCATAGAAACAGGATGTTTCAGGGAGCTGAATGTTTTTGGCCCTGAGGGATCTCGATCTCCAGACCTCGACTGGTCCCAGACCCCTGAGAGCCCCAAACGCAGCCTGCTGGACCGAATCTTCCGCAGACAT CACCATCCGGATGCGTCAGACGAAAGCAGACAGAGCCTGGTGTCAAATGAAACCTACATGAAGTCAGGACTTCTCAGCACCACCCTCTGA
- the grk5 gene encoding G protein-coupled receptor kinase 5 isoform X1 — MEIESMVANSALIKAREGGGSKGRSWKWKEMLRFPHISQCVDLAMNIERDYYSLCVKQPIGKKLFQLFCRSQPDLQNYISLQDALDIFETKSDEERRDFSISIIQRFLRSQSNQCVSIMLRYEQSCIQSLELDPCRDVFHGCREDLHEYLSGEPFIQYQESMFFDRFLQWKTLERQPVTKQTFRQYRLLGKGGFGEVWACQVRATGMMYACKKLEKTHVKKRRGEAMALNEKQILEGLDSRFVVNLAYAYETKHALCMVLTMMSGGDLRFHIYNIGVPGLDRARVRFYAAEVCCGLIHLHQKSILYRDLKPENILLDDNGHIRISDLGLAVRLSEGGLVRGTVGTLGYMAPEVIGHRYYGTSVDWWGLGCLIYEMTAGQPPFGARGEHPKASEMERRIQTEQVEYGDKFSKRVKDLCSSLLTKDPKQRLGCQSSGGAEVQSHPFFRKINFRMLEAGLVEPPFKPDPRLVYCSDVQDIEEFSTVKGVILDQTDNDFYSKFNTGSIPITWQNEVIETGCFRELNVFGPEGSRSPDLDWSQTPESPKRSLLDRIFRRHHHPDASDESRQSLVSNETYMKSGLLSTTL, encoded by the exons ATGGAGATTGAAAGCATGGTGGCAAATAGTGCTCTTATTAAAGCCAGAGAAG GTGGAGGGAGTAAAGGCAGAAGCTGGAAATGGAAAGAGATGCTTCGCTTTCCTCACATTAGTCAGTGTGTGGACCTGGCCATGAACATag AGCGAGACTACTATAGTCTATGTGTGAAGCAGCCTATTGGCAAGAAACTGTTTCAGCTCTTCTGTCGGAGTCAGCCTGATCTGCAGAACTACATTTCCCTCCAGGATGCTTTG GACATCTTTGAGACAAAGtcagatgaggagaggagagatttCAGCATCAGCATCATTCAGAGATTCCTCAGGAGTCAG TCTAATCAGTGTGTGTCCATCATGCTGAGGTATGAACAGAGCTGCATCCAGAGTCTGGAGCTGGATCCCTGCAGGGACGTCTTTCATGGCTGCAGGGA AGACCTACATGAATACCTCAGCGGAGAGCCCTTTATCCAGTACCAGGAGAGCATGTTTTTTGACCGTTTTCTACAGTGGAAGACATTGGAGAG GCAGCCCGTCACCAAGCAGACGTTTCGACAGTACAGACTACTGGGGAAAGGAGGGTTTGGAGAG GTGTGGGCTTGTCAGGTGCGAGCCACAGGAATGATGTACGCCTGCAAAAAGCTGGAGAAGACTCATgtaaagaagaggagaggagaagccaTGGCTCTCAATGAGAAACAGATACTGGAGGGGCTGGACAGTCGATTTGTG GTGAATCTGGCGTACGCGTACGAGACCAAGCACGCCCTCTGCATGGTTTTGACCATGATGAGCGGTGGGGACTTGAGGTTTCATATTTATAACATCGGAGTGCCCGGCCTGGACAGAGCCAGAGTGCGGTTCTACGCTGCAGAAGTCTGCTGTGGTTTAATTCACCTCCACCAGAAGTCAATATTATATAG GGATCTGAAACCAGAAAACATTCTTTTGGATGACAACG GACACATCCGCATCTCTGACCTGGGCCTGGCTGTGAGGCTGTCTGAGGGGGGTCTGGTGCGAGGCACGGTGGGCACGCTGGGCTATATGG CTCCCGAGGTGATCGGCCACAGGTATTACGGGACGAGTGTTGACTGGTGGGGCCTCGGATGTCTGATCTATGAAATGACGGCAGGGCAGCCCCCGTTCGGGGCCCGAGGAGAGCATCCTAAAGcctcagagatggagagaaggattCAGACAGAACAGGTGGAATACGGTGACAAGTTCAGCAAGCGGGTGAAAGACCTCTGTTCCTCG CTGTTGACCAAGGACCCAAAACAGAGGTTGGGTTGCCAGAGCTCAGGGGGGGCAGAAGTACAGTCACACCCTTTCTTCCGAAAAATCAACTTCAGGATGTTGGAGGCAGGACTTGTTGAGCCTCCATTTAAACCTGAT CCCAGACTGGTGTACTGCAGCGACGTGCAGGACATTGAGGAGTTTTCTACAGTGAAGGGAGTCATTCTGGACCAGACAGACAACGACTTCTACTCCAAGTTCAACACCGGCAGCATTCCTATAACCTGGCAAAATGAG gtCATAGAAACAGGATGTTTCAGGGAGCTGAATGTTTTTGGCCCTGAGGGATCTCGATCTCCAGACCTCGACTGGTCCCAGACCCCTGAGAGCCCCAAACGCAGCCTGCTGGACCGAATCTTCCGCAGACAT CACCATCCGGATGCGTCAGACGAAAGCAGACAGAGCCTGGTGTCAAATGAAACCTACATGAAGTCAGGACTTCTCAGCACCACCCTCTGA